From a single Shewanella donghaensis genomic region:
- the rssA gene encoding patatin-like phospholipase RssA produces the protein MSKGSKDKNPPLRVGIALGSGAAKGWAHIGVLKELAELGIHPEKIAGCSVGALVGAAYANDHLDELHDWVSGFSSWDVLGLMDLSWRKGGLISGEKVFDVLAGRIGELKIEQLKKPFSAVATDLYSGQEIWFKQGDLRHAVRASCSMPGFLPPVQLQDRWLVDGAVVNPVPVSMCRAMDVDVVIAVDLNGHRRNSMHMLPQQMTSRPPTEIEKQQVAKEPESAFMDILGKGKEYINSFSEKFSANTKSHPGMIAVMSQSMDILEQRHKRARLMGDPPDVCLVPQLSDIGTMEFHRADEAIEAGRQSVRESAHLIKAAIGL, from the coding sequence ATGTCTAAAGGCTCCAAAGATAAGAATCCTCCACTTCGCGTAGGGATTGCCCTAGGTAGTGGTGCAGCAAAAGGATGGGCACATATTGGTGTGCTTAAAGAACTTGCTGAATTAGGTATTCATCCTGAAAAAATAGCAGGTTGCTCAGTTGGTGCACTTGTTGGTGCTGCGTATGCAAATGATCATTTAGATGAGTTACATGATTGGGTTAGCGGCTTCTCTAGTTGGGATGTTTTAGGGCTGATGGATTTAAGTTGGCGTAAAGGCGGCTTAATTAGTGGTGAGAAGGTGTTTGATGTTTTAGCCGGTCGAATTGGCGAGTTAAAAATAGAACAACTTAAAAAGCCGTTTTCGGCAGTGGCAACTGATTTGTATTCTGGCCAAGAAATTTGGTTTAAACAAGGTGATTTACGTCATGCGGTAAGAGCATCTTGTTCAATGCCAGGATTTTTACCACCAGTACAGTTACAAGATCGCTGGTTAGTCGATGGCGCGGTAGTGAATCCTGTACCCGTTTCTATGTGCCGTGCAATGGATGTTGACGTGGTGATTGCTGTCGATTTAAATGGCCATAGACGTAATAGCATGCATATGTTGCCACAGCAAATGACCAGCCGGCCGCCAACGGAAATTGAGAAACAACAAGTTGCCAAAGAACCTGAATCTGCCTTCATGGATATTCTAGGTAAAGGCAAAGAGTACATTAATAGTTTTTCTGAAAAGTTTTCAGCAAACACTAAATCTCATCCTGGCATGATAGCTGTGATGTCACAATCGATGGATATACTAGAGCAGCGTCATAAACGTGCTAGATTAATGGGCGATCCACCTGATGTTTGTTTGGTTCCGCAACTTTCCGATATCGGTACTATGGAGTTCCACCGAGCTGACGAAGCTATCGAAGCTGGACGTCAATCAGTGCGTGAATCTGCACATCTAATCAAAGCCGCCATCGGACTTTAA
- a CDS encoding DEAD/DEAH box helicase: MLFTDFSLDTRLLDSLKHMGISEPTEIQQQAMPVALAGKDLMASSKTGSGKTLAFLLPALQRVISTRALSKKDPRVLILLPTRELAQQVYGQLRLLVANTQYKAMSILGGENFNDQAKLLSRDPHFIVATPGRIADHLKQRHLYLNGLELLILDEADRMLDLGFAPQLKAINDAADHKRRQTLMFSATLDHDDINDIAATLLKSPKHVAIGASHAEHVDIVQRVFLVDHLDHKQAVLQHVLKTEQHKQVIIFTATRSDTDRLAKLLAEEGLETAALSGDLSQSARNQIMDKFSRGQQKILVTTDVASRGLDLLNVSLVINFDMPKFAEEYVHRIGRTGRAGAKGDAISLVGPKDWESFKKVQVFLRKTFDFSTIEGLEPKFKGLKDKVKASDANKKSADSTVAKKRVATKKAKVAPKLDKRFASGVDIGDAPIRRKAKPVQIIENDDSIISDEEE; the protein is encoded by the coding sequence TTGTTATTTACCGATTTTTCTTTAGACACACGCTTACTTGACAGTCTAAAGCATATGGGGATTTCTGAGCCAACAGAAATTCAGCAACAAGCCATGCCAGTTGCCCTAGCGGGTAAAGATTTAATGGCATCATCGAAAACCGGTTCAGGTAAAACCCTGGCGTTTTTATTACCTGCATTACAGCGCGTAATATCAACCAGAGCACTTTCTAAAAAAGATCCACGTGTCCTCATTTTATTACCGACCCGTGAACTTGCCCAACAAGTTTATGGTCAGTTACGTTTACTTGTTGCCAATACTCAATATAAAGCCATGAGTATTTTAGGCGGTGAGAACTTTAACGACCAAGCAAAACTGCTTTCTCGCGACCCACATTTTATTGTGGCAACGCCTGGCCGTATTGCTGACCACTTAAAGCAACGTCATTTATACTTAAATGGTTTAGAGCTACTGATCCTTGATGAAGCTGACCGCATGTTGGATTTAGGTTTTGCACCACAACTTAAAGCCATCAATGACGCTGCTGATCACAAGCGCCGACAAACATTAATGTTCTCTGCCACATTAGATCATGATGATATTAATGATATTGCCGCGACATTATTAAAGTCACCAAAGCACGTTGCTATTGGAGCCTCTCACGCTGAGCATGTCGACATTGTTCAACGGGTGTTTTTAGTCGACCATCTTGACCATAAACAAGCCGTGCTGCAGCATGTATTGAAAACTGAACAGCATAAGCAAGTTATCATTTTTACTGCGACACGTTCTGATACCGACAGGCTTGCTAAATTATTAGCTGAAGAAGGTTTAGAAACCGCAGCGCTAAGTGGTGATTTAAGTCAGTCTGCGCGTAATCAAATCATGGATAAATTCAGCCGTGGTCAACAAAAGATTTTAGTTACTACTGATGTTGCCTCTCGCGGATTAGATTTATTAAATGTGTCATTAGTGATTAACTTTGACATGCCAAAATTTGCTGAAGAATACGTTCACCGTATCGGCCGTACAGGTCGTGCGGGCGCCAAAGGTGATGCGATTTCTTTGGTAGGTCCTAAGGATTGGGAAAGTTTTAAAAAGGTGCAAGTGTTCTTACGCAAAACCTTCGACTTCTCAACTATCGAAGGGCTTGAACCAAAATTCAAAGGCTTAAAAGACAAAGTTAAAGCTTCAGATGCTAATAAAAAATCTGCTGATAGCACCGTAGCCAAGAAACGTGTCGCCACGAAGAAAGCTAAAGTCGCGCCTAAACTTGATAAACGTTTTGCTTCTGGTGTAGATATTGGTGATGCACCAATACGCCGTAAAGCTAAACCCGTACAGATTATCGAGAATGATGATTCAATCATCTCTGATGAAGAAGAATAA
- the nrdD gene encoding anaerobic ribonucleoside-triphosphate reductase: protein MPVVIKRDGCRTLFDESRIKDAIVAAMETATGTADEDYASTVACVIRDQVSSGEEVEIHHLQDLVENLLMEGPHKEVARHYIEYRHDRDICREAKSKLNCEIRGLVEQSDASILNENANKDAKVIPTQRDLLAGIVAKHYAKSHLLPKDIVAAHESGQLHYHDLDYAPFFPMFNCMLIDLAGMLTHGFKMGNAEIDTPKSISTATAVTAQIIAQVASHIYGGTTINRIDEVLAEFVQKSYQKLLVIGKEWDVSDVEAFAMAQTEKECYDAFQSLEYEVNTLHTANGQTPFVTFGFGLGSCWESRLIQKSILKVRMAGLGKNRKTAVFPKLVFAIRDGLNHKAADANYDVKKLALECATMRMYPDILNYEQVERVTGSFKTPMGCRSFLGTYEENGELIHEGRNNLGVVSLNLPRIAIEAKGDETAFFALLEQRMTLARKALDTRIARLVGVKARVAPILYMEGACGVRLNADDDVSEIFKNGRASISLGYIGLHETINALYGTGEHVFDSELLRTKAIEIIKVMKQATESWKEETGYGFSLYSTPSENLCSRFCQLDAKEFGVVEGVTDKGYYTNSFHLDVEKKVNPYDKIDFELPYPEITNGGFICYGEFPNMQHNIEALENVWDYSYSRVPYYGTNTPIDECYDCGFVGEFNCNSKGFVCPKCGNHEPSRVSVTRRVCGYLGSPDARPFNFGKQEEVKRRIKHL, encoded by the coding sequence ATGCCTGTAGTAATTAAAAGGGACGGTTGTAGGACTCTTTTTGATGAGTCTAGAATTAAGGATGCCATTGTTGCTGCAATGGAAACTGCTACAGGTACTGCTGATGAAGACTATGCTTCAACAGTCGCTTGTGTGATTAGAGATCAAGTGTCTAGTGGTGAAGAAGTTGAAATTCATCACTTACAAGACTTAGTGGAAAACTTATTAATGGAAGGCCCTCATAAAGAGGTCGCTCGTCATTATATTGAATATCGCCATGACCGTGATATTTGTCGCGAAGCTAAAAGTAAATTAAATTGCGAAATACGTGGTTTAGTTGAACAAAGCGATGCATCAATTCTTAATGAAAATGCCAATAAAGACGCGAAAGTAATTCCTACACAACGTGATTTACTTGCGGGTATTGTGGCAAAGCATTACGCCAAATCGCACTTACTACCAAAAGATATCGTCGCGGCGCACGAGTCAGGTCAACTGCATTATCACGATTTAGATTATGCACCATTTTTCCCGATGTTTAACTGTATGCTAATTGATTTAGCCGGCATGTTAACCCATGGTTTTAAAATGGGTAATGCAGAAATAGACACTCCTAAATCTATTTCTACAGCGACAGCGGTTACTGCACAGATTATTGCCCAAGTGGCGAGCCATATTTATGGTGGCACCACGATTAACCGTATTGATGAAGTATTAGCTGAATTTGTACAGAAGAGTTACCAGAAACTACTGGTTATCGGTAAAGAGTGGGACGTATCAGATGTTGAAGCCTTTGCAATGGCACAAACTGAAAAAGAATGTTACGACGCATTTCAGTCTTTAGAGTATGAAGTCAACACCCTACATACCGCTAATGGACAAACCCCATTTGTGACCTTTGGTTTTGGTTTAGGCTCGTGTTGGGAATCTCGTTTAATTCAAAAATCGATTCTTAAAGTACGTATGGCAGGTTTAGGTAAAAACCGTAAAACAGCAGTATTCCCTAAATTGGTTTTTGCTATTCGTGATGGACTTAATCATAAAGCCGCAGATGCTAACTATGATGTTAAGAAACTGGCGTTAGAATGTGCCACCATGCGCATGTACCCAGATATTCTTAACTATGAGCAAGTTGAACGCGTTACAGGTTCATTTAAAACACCAATGGGTTGTCGTTCATTCTTAGGTACTTATGAAGAAAATGGTGAGTTAATCCATGAAGGACGTAACAACTTAGGTGTTGTTAGTTTGAACTTGCCAAGAATTGCTATTGAAGCGAAAGGCGATGAAACAGCATTCTTTGCATTGTTAGAACAGAGAATGACTTTAGCTCGCAAAGCACTCGACACTCGTATTGCCCGTTTAGTGGGTGTTAAGGCGCGTGTTGCACCCATCCTATATATGGAAGGAGCTTGTGGTGTTCGCTTAAATGCTGATGATGATGTTTCTGAAATTTTCAAAAATGGCCGTGCGTCAATTTCTTTAGGCTACATTGGCTTACATGAAACCATTAACGCGCTTTATGGCACTGGTGAGCATGTATTTGATAGCGAATTATTGCGTACTAAAGCCATTGAAATTATCAAAGTTATGAAGCAAGCGACTGAGTCTTGGAAAGAAGAGACAGGCTATGGCTTTAGTTTATACAGCACCCCAAGTGAAAACTTATGTAGCCGTTTTTGTCAGTTAGATGCCAAAGAGTTTGGTGTCGTTGAAGGCGTAACAGATAAAGGTTACTACACCAATAGCTTCCATTTAGATGTAGAAAAGAAAGTTAACCCATACGATAAAATTGATTTTGAATTACCGTACCCTGAAATCACCAACGGTGGCTTTATTTGTTATGGCGAATTCCCTAACATGCAACACAATATTGAAGCATTAGAAAACGTTTGGGATTACAGTTATAGCAGAGTGCCTTATTACGGTACAAATACACCAATTGATGAATGTTATGATTGTGGCTTTGTCGGTGAGTTTAACTGTAATAGTAAAGGCTTTGTTTGCCCTAAATGTGGTAACCATGAACCGAGCCGAGTGTCAGTGACTCGTCGTGTATGTGGATATTTAGGTAGCCCTGATGCAAGACCATTTAACTTTGGTAAGCAAGAAGAAGTTAAGCGCCGTATTAAGCATTTATAA